AGCAGTTAaatcttcttaatttttataatacttAAACTTGATAAATTGTTGTGTATAGTTCGTTACCACATTTTCACTATGGTTGTAGCAGGCTACCATTGCCTTTTGCTAGTCACTCCAGTGACTACGATCGACAACCATCTTTGGAACCTCTAGTGGTGATCAATTGATCCGACTATCACTATTACCAATTTTGAAGACTATCACCAACGACAAACTTGAGTGGGCACTTTAGATGACCTCTCACGACTACTTCTAATGACCAACTTTAACAACCACTTCAACAATAAACTTGGTGGTTAACTCCATTAACACTGTTTCAGTCTTCAACAAAAACCAACTCCAGAAACAACTACATCTCACGACTGCTAGCTCCAACAATCAACTCTATTGATCAACCACATTGATTATCTTACATGGACAACTTCTAATGACTAATGACTAAATATATCAATCATATgctaaaaaaaagtaaaaacaaaagatatttattaatagaaacataataaaaatgaacatgtatataaaaataatcagAAACTATAACCAAACATTTAATGGAAACGactttagaatattttttttttgattgtAACTCCAATCAAActcttaataaattttgtttataaatagttgTAGTAGTGCTAATTTCTCATGTGAATCTATCTAATCAAATACAAGAGTTTGTGCGAgtgattttataaaactaattaatcaaatcacTTTTATCCCATTTAAAACCACTTTattgaaaacatgtttttatttatacgaaatcaatttaaatggtaggaaaatgatgaatttgaattattcaCATATGTTTCCAAGCAAAAAttctaaatggaaaaaaacaatttaaaccataatttaaaatttactcgTAGTTAAAGACAACATTTAAATTAGTTGAGTGACTCTTAGCTTTGTCATAGAGTTTAGGCAGAGTTGTACTTTAGGAGTGGAATCATATTTTTCAGCTTTGTAATTGAAAGTGGAGAAACAGTGCAGTGTGTGTTTACACAACAGATCCCTTTAATTAGTGCAATGCAAAAAGATGAACCACTACTTTTAATTACTTAACCAACATCATTTGTCTCTCTCTAactatactaattaaattctatttctaataaaaatattaccTACTGTGAAGATAGAATGAATATGGTATTGAAaagcaacaaataaaaagaaattgcttaattaattagttaacaaatgaaaaataatgacattaataaataaaaaaagtttacttAGTTAGAGACAAAGGCATTTGGGTGCATGGTCAAACCCCACACTCAATGCTTCCCAGCTGTTTGCTTTTTAATTTGCAGAATTAaacctaattaattatgttgtgATATCAGCCTTTGCTAttttaaaccctaaatctcaaaaaagtaattaatcaACACAACATTTTGGAATCCCCTAATCACCAAAAGCACCCCACCTTCACATCtgctatatatacatacatacatatatatatatatatacacacacatatagatatagatacatacacatacacatacataaaTAGACATacatatagatatagatacatacacacatatataattttttaatttctttttacatcATATTTACCATAATTTAGGTTTTTCTTTAACACCcctttccattttttgtttttaaattaccaAGATCTATTTCcaccatgaaaaaaaaaatgcatgacATCAAATCACATGCTTCCAAttgaaaaacagaaacaatATTCCTTTTGCACGAGAAAACATTCCCTTTATAAATATGCATGCAAATAACTTGACTTACTCACTCATTGTAATATTCACTCCTTCAGTTCCACATATCATTAATTggtttttcacttttattctCTCTATAGCCTTAAGCTtaagcttcttcttcttattattcaAATGGGAATAAGTGATGAACAAAAGGTTGGGTTCATGGGTTCTTGCAAAAGGAAACTTATTAGTGTTGTGGGGAGGATCAAGAAGCTTGGAAGAGATGATCCAAGAAGAATCATTCACTCTTTGAAAGTTGGCTTGGCTCTTACATTTGTTTCCTTGTTGTATTATTGGAGGCCTCTCTATGATGGTTTTGGTATTGCATCCATTTGGGCCGTTCTTACTGTTGTCGTTGTTTTCGAATTTACCGTAGGTAACTAATTACTGCACACATTCTCTCATCTCCATCTTAGTTAAAGATATAAGAAGATTACTTAACTGCAGCTTTTAGTTGTATCAACAACCTTTGATTCAACTCACTCACTTATATATCCAACCATATCAATGTTTATACTACGTGGCAGATGACAAATAACCCTAGCTAGTTGCAACTAGATAATTAATATGTGTACCactaaacataattattggtgttaattattatattaattttcaggTGCAACACTATCAAAAGGTCTAAACAGAGGACTTGGAACACTTCTAGCTGGAGCCTTAGGAGTGGGAGCTCAACATTTTGCCAGCCTTTTTGGCCAAACTGGAGAACCCATTGTTCTtggcatttttgttttcttgttaggtataatatttctaattttactATTACTTCTAATCTATAATATTAACAAACCAAAACAACTACTACTAACcctttatatatacacacatatttaattatattgaattttttgttggtttaatTCCACCAGCGGCCGCATCGACGTTTTCTCGATTCTTTCCTCGGATTAAGGCACGATACGATTACGGtgttttgattttcattttaaccTTTAGTTTAGTATCCGTCTCGGGGTATCGAGTCGAGAAAATCTTGGAGTTAGCACATCAAAGATTATCAACCATATTGATTGGTGGAGCAACATGCGTGTTTATTTCTCTGTTTATATGTCCAGTTTGGGCTGGTGAAACACTTCATAACACCATTGCTTCTAACATCGAAAAGTTGGCAAACTACCTCGAAGGTAAgtgtttttaataataataataataatattttcttggCATGCAAGTCACTCcaacaaagaataaaaatttacattatttgttaatatttgtgtgtatatatatatatataggattTGGAGGTGAATATTTCCAATATGAGGATAATGAAGAGAGTATTATCGTTGAAGATCACTCCAAATTACACAACAAATTATCAAGTCTTCAAGCTTATAAAAGTGTGCTAACTTCACAGTCCTCCGAAGAATCTTtggtaaattttaataattaattttgtatatgtgaATTATCATGTCTTCGAGCTTATATATCCAAAGATATATCAATATTCTTTGGATATATCATATCtgtatatagaaaaaaaaagaatattattaatttggttaattaattatatggaATTTGCAGGCAAATTTAGCATCATGGGAACCTAAACATGGGAAATTCTCATTTGGACATCCATGgaaacaatatttgaaaattggatCACTCACTCGCCAATGTGCATATCAAATTGAATCCCTTAATGGCTATGTCATTCCAGCTGATATCCAAGtaaaattcaacttaatttatcaataacttttcctttcctttttattttatctatacatccctaatttatttatgcaataataatattacttttgatttaacattttttttcaaatcattcatAAAAATTACGATTTAAGATGAATATGACAACGATAATGTTTACATTCTTATAATATTGGTTTTGGAACTTTATATGTTCATAGCTCCTTTCTCCATCTCTAGAAgacttgaaaattaattagagaataGATAATTAGCAAtactaattgaaaaaaaagatagttgTGATCGTAAGTACTactaaacctaaaaaaaaacatattaacatatttaaggtcataatatatttttggtttatatatatataatgtaaattttgataaaaataaaatttgagaaactaGTATTATTACATGAAAATATAACGAATAAAAGGTTAAAAGGATAAAGTAAAGTAGaccaaaattaataacttaaatAAACTCAAACACTTAAGTTGATAGGTcatattatcaaattataCTAAACAAACTCGAATTGATATTGAAGGTTGCAATTCAATTTCGAAGAAGAATAGAGGAATCATGCAAGGCCATAAGCACAGAATCAGGCAAAGCTCTAAGGATATTGGCTTCATCGATCAAAGCAATGACAAATCCATCTTCTTCAAGCAAAACCCACATTGAAAATGCCAAGGCTGCCATTGATGACCTTAAGCACACACTAAAGAGTGGATATTTGGAGAGCTCAGACCTATTGGGAATCATACCAGACGCAACAGTTTGTTGTATATTGATTGACATTGTGAAATCCGTCGAGAAGATATCGGAAGCCACCGACGAACTCGGTCGGTCGGCGAGGTTCAAAAGTGTGGAGGCAACAGTTTCTCCAGAGAAGTCATCGCAGTTACTTCACCGGGGGATCGTGAACCCGGTATTCGACAGCGAGTGTGGAGATGGAGACGATCATGTTGTAATTAGGGTGGATAATAacaacattaataataataatgaagcaGGTGAAATCGGAAAGTGTCAAGGTAATTTGGATGTGAAGCCAACAAGCAAAGGAGAGataatagtttgtaaataaGCTCTAGGGGAactaaggaaaaaaaaggttaaggGGGCTAGGAATTTTTTAAACTGGCCaaagtaatattaaaagaagaagaagaagaaggtgttTAATTGGGGAGATTAATATTCTTAATTGGCCATTAATTTGCCCATATGCAATGGCTTACCTTttgtattaagaaaaaacttagatataaaagttaagaaatgaaaagtttttgtttctttaaatattattggTGTTTGAGTATTAGGGTTTTGCAGCTTTTGAGTACTTTTTGCTAcgttatataatatatatgatcaaCAATGCTttgaatcaaatcaaatcattctTACCTTTGTTAGgcaaatatatagtaaaattcttAATTGCAATTGTGAGTAATTGTTTCTTAAACTATTGTGAGTATTTTTTATAGTATAACATGGATATAAGAGATTCAAATCATCAACATCTCAATAGTTTTTTAACACATAACCGTATATATACTAAGTTTTTTAACACATAACCGTATATATACTAGTTTAGGTTAGGTAACTGTATATATACTAGTTTAGGTTACGTTCACgttcatttttcaattacaCAATTTAACCACTATTTAGTTGTATTCTATAggataataaattataaattaaacagAAATTAGAGTAATGTCTACTAGTTAAAGGAAATAGtggaagaataataattacttaataacttataatttgtgatttaaactcgtttgataaccattatttctttaatttcaataaatgaaaacaaatttgagtTGGAAAGTCAAatttaagaaactaaaaacatattttaaaataaattacaccAATTAAGATTTCAtaccaataatatttttcttatttatttattatggaactttaatttcttcctgACAATTCGGACGTTgatttttcccttttattaaaaaggttaaGAAGACCTTGTTAGTTTGATTCTTAAACTTTTGTGGaagtaatattttaatctttaaattttagttaggGATGATCTCGTTCttatacttatatatatatttgtaacaaAACGTAGTTTTTGTATGCTAATAAGTAGCAATGACTaaacaatttagtttatatcATGAAAACTATCaatatgttttaaagaaatttcttAAACTGAATAATATGTTATAACAAACTATAAACACTAATTCAATTCGTAATATGATAATAATTGACATATAGCTAACTTTGATGAAAACTTTTATAATAGTGACTAAATCATTATAAATCGTAAAGTGCAATAACTTGGTCGttagttaataaaatttaggtCATACTAAATTCTTGTAATTAGGAACAAGTACTAAATTGTTATGAATTAAACTTTATGAAGTAAATTGAGCCTTAAACTGAAAAACGTTTATCCAAGTGAACACAActcaaaccaaacaaatttgTGGAGTTTGACCCTAAAAAAACGAAAGTTTAATGTTTGAATCATCCATCTTGAATGATTGAAATgtgtgttttaaatttaattggaaGTCTAAgataatagaagaaaaaacaaagactcTGTGGATATTTGGAAATTGTCAACCTATTTTGTTCAATAATTTAAGCTGTGATTATGATAGGGATCATCTTTGACTAAATCATACACAATTCTCTAATgcttaaactaattaaattcacAAACCCAACAACTTGATcctactaattaaattatccAATTGCCCTACAAATTAATGCAACTTGAAgggaaatttaaattttaaatattatgattttagtatttatcaaaataaataatatcttttctattcttcaaaatttgagagtattttcttaaaagatatTTACAAGTATACCAaagtcttctttttcttacataAGGAcaaattttttggtttaattttagttacttctaaatatacatatttaattaggCTTTatcaacaaatattataattagtCTAAGTTGgttgttaattaatttctttcttattcttcttcttgtaaGTCTCCAATATTAGTCTTTtctctatcatttttttaagaaatatatttacattattatatctctttttaataaaataaaatctattgttttttttttaccaagtttcataaaatttagcttcattatattaaactactaaagtttaaaatttatattgcatctaaaaaaagatataaaaagtaaaatagaatGACTCAcgaatataataaattagaaagattGATTATAGGAGGAATGATTAAATGTTTcttcatattaataaaactatattcttaaaaaataaaataaaataacccaatatagtatttatatttataatttaaatattcaaggAAGGAAGTTGGTGAGTGATGGATTGTCTGTGACTATAGAAGATGGCTATGAGTTGACTGCCAAATTTTCTGCAATGATTTAACGTAACATTCAAACTAAGATCTAAAATCTTTCACACTCTTATTTTAGTTGCAACTTgtattcttttagtttaaatgCAAAAtcgaaaatggaaaaaattgattaaattgacATAGTCTTAGTTGTTTAATAATTcctaattaaaagaaacattcCCTATATCAAGTAAAAtagaacttttatatatatactaatattaaTTCAAGTACCACCCCACAATTTAATTACATAACCATCAATTTGAAATACTTTATTTGGACGAATTTTATCCAAACAtaattagtttaaagtttatcaaattaagaattttgtttttctttatagcGATTTCACCATAGctctttttaaatgtttttattttcaactaaactaaaacGTAGCcgttaaaatttatatagtatagtattaatttgatttcaatattCTTATAATCATTGGACAGATACGTTAACATGGTAAATCTAATAGATCTTAATGGTAAACACTATTCAcatgtttctaaaatttgtatcacagaatgtaatatatatacacacaccaAGCATAT
This DNA window, taken from Cucumis sativus cultivar 9930 chromosome 6, Cucumber_9930_V3, whole genome shotgun sequence, encodes the following:
- the LOC101212962 gene encoding aluminum-activated malate transporter 8 — its product is MGISDEQKVGFMGSCKRKLISVVGRIKKLGRDDPRRIIHSLKVGLALTFVSLLYYWRPLYDGFGIASIWAVLTVVVVFEFTVGATLSKGLNRGLGTLLAGALGVGAQHFASLFGQTGEPIVLGIFVFLLAAASTFSRFFPRIKARYDYGVLIFILTFSLVSVSGYRVEKILELAHQRLSTILIGGATCVFISLFICPVWAGETLHNTIASNIEKLANYLEGFGGEYFQYEDNEESIIVEDHSKLHNKLSSLQAYKSVLTSQSSEESLANLASWEPKHGKFSFGHPWKQYLKIGSLTRQCAYQIESLNGYVIPADIQVAIQFRRRIEESCKAISTESGKALRILASSIKAMTNPSSSSKTHIENAKAAIDDLKHTLKSGYLESSDLLGIIPDATVCCILIDIVKSVEKISEATDELGRSARFKSVEATVSPEKSSQLLHRGIVNPVFDSECGDGDDHVVIRVDNNNINNNNEAGEIGKCQGNLDVKPTSKGEIIVCK